From a region of the Streptomyces sp. NBC_01454 genome:
- a CDS encoding phospho-sugar mutase: protein MATDPAELINRAKAWLAEDPDPETRAELSKLIEAADDDAFAAELAARFAGTLQFGTAGLRGELGAGPMRMNRSVVIRAAAGLAAYLKAQGEGAGLVVIGYDARHKSADFARDTAAVMVGAGLRAALLPRPLPTPVLAFAIRHLGAVAGVEVTASHNPPRDNGYKVYLGDGSQIVPPADAGIAAEIAAVGPLDGVPRPEAGWETLDEAVLAAYLERTDAVLTPGSPRDTRVVYTPMHGVGRDTLVAAFARAGFPAPVVVAEQAEPDPDFPTVAFPNPEEPGAMDLAFATARAAGADIDIVIANDPDADRCAVAVPAPGTPEGWRMLRGDEVGALLAASLVSKRASGTFATTIVSSQLLSRIAAASALPYEETLTGFKWLARVDGLRYAFEEALGYCVDPEGVRDKDGITAALLITELAAELKQAGRGLTDLLDDLAREFGLHATDQLSVRVEDLSLIADAMRRLREQPPTVLAGLAVSRADDLTRGTKALPPTDGLRYYLAGSPESGIESARVVVRPSGTEPKLKCYLEVVVPVASAEALPEARTTAAAALAAIKREVSAAAGI, encoded by the coding sequence GTGGCTACCGATCCCGCGGAGCTGATCAACCGGGCCAAGGCATGGCTGGCCGAGGACCCGGACCCGGAGACCCGGGCCGAGCTGTCCAAGCTCATCGAGGCGGCCGACGACGACGCGTTCGCGGCCGAGCTGGCTGCCCGTTTCGCCGGCACCCTCCAGTTCGGCACGGCCGGGCTGCGCGGCGAACTGGGCGCGGGCCCGATGCGGATGAACCGCTCCGTCGTCATCCGGGCGGCGGCCGGGCTGGCCGCGTACCTCAAGGCGCAGGGCGAGGGCGCCGGGCTGGTCGTCATCGGCTACGACGCGCGCCACAAGAGCGCCGACTTCGCCCGTGACACGGCGGCCGTGATGGTGGGCGCGGGCCTGCGCGCCGCGCTGCTGCCGCGCCCGCTGCCCACCCCCGTCCTGGCCTTCGCGATAAGGCATCTGGGTGCGGTGGCCGGTGTCGAGGTCACCGCCAGCCACAACCCGCCGCGCGACAACGGCTACAAGGTCTATCTGGGCGACGGCTCGCAGATCGTGCCGCCCGCGGACGCCGGTATCGCCGCCGAGATCGCCGCGGTCGGCCCGCTGGACGGCGTGCCCCGCCCGGAGGCCGGCTGGGAAACCCTCGACGAGGCGGTTCTGGCCGCCTATCTGGAGCGTACGGACGCGGTGCTGACGCCCGGGTCCCCCCGGGACACCAGGGTCGTCTACACGCCGATGCACGGCGTCGGCCGGGACACCCTCGTCGCCGCCTTCGCCCGGGCCGGATTCCCGGCCCCGGTGGTCGTCGCGGAACAGGCCGAGCCGGATCCGGACTTCCCGACGGTCGCCTTCCCCAACCCGGAGGAGCCGGGCGCGATGGACCTCGCGTTCGCCACCGCCCGGGCGGCGGGCGCGGACATCGACATCGTGATCGCCAATGACCCCGACGCGGACCGCTGCGCCGTCGCGGTCCCCGCCCCCGGCACGCCGGAGGGCTGGCGGATGCTGCGCGGCGACGAGGTCGGTGCGCTGCTCGCCGCCAGTCTGGTGAGCAAGCGGGCGTCGGGCACCTTCGCGACGACCATCGTCTCCTCGCAGCTGCTGTCCCGGATCGCGGCCGCCTCCGCGCTTCCGTACGAGGAGACGCTGACCGGCTTCAAGTGGCTGGCGCGGGTGGACGGTCTGCGGTACGCCTTCGAGGAGGCGCTGGGCTACTGCGTCGACCCGGAGGGCGTCCGTGACAAGGACGGCATCACCGCGGCGCTGCTGATCACCGAGCTGGCCGCGGAGCTCAAGCAGGCCGGCCGCGGCCTGACCGATCTGCTCGACGACCTGGCGCGGGAGTTCGGGCTGCACGCCACCGATCAGCTCTCGGTCCGGGTCGAGGACCTGTCACTGATCGCCGATGCGATGCGCAGGCTGCGGGAGCAGCCGCCGACCGTACTGGCGGGCCTGGCCGTGTCCCGTGCCGATGACCTGACCCGGGGCACCAAGGCGCTGCCGCCGACCGACGGTCTGCGCTACTACCTGGCCGGTTCGCCGGAGTCGGGCATCGAGTCCGCCCGGGTCGTGGTCCGTCCCAGCGGCACCGAGCCCAAGCTCAAGTGCTATCTGGAGGTCGTGGTCCCGGTGGCCTCGGCCGAGGCGCTCCCCGAGGCCCGGACGACGGCGGCGGCGGCGCTGGCGGCGATCAAGCGGGAGGTGTCGGCGGCGGCAGGGATCTGA
- a CDS encoding PH domain-containing protein has product MTSQDRSTPPQQQYAERSYRSPAALAGGALLLLLGLWLGGDALLRGDTHTRLTALFALLLGVPLVTAFTLRPLVRAGEDRLTVRNPFRTITLPWTAVEGLRAGYSTEVRTDGGTYQMWAIPVSLRQRKKAGRQARGGTVSRPRFGPHADADASPAPRAMADQALDELREVRERASRRESPQDEPVAVRWSYPVLAPLVVGAAGLVVMLVL; this is encoded by the coding sequence ATGACGAGCCAGGACCGGTCCACCCCGCCCCAGCAGCAGTACGCGGAACGCAGCTACCGCTCGCCCGCGGCCCTCGCCGGCGGCGCACTGCTCCTCCTGCTCGGCCTCTGGCTCGGCGGCGACGCCCTCCTGCGCGGCGACACCCACACCCGGCTCACGGCACTGTTCGCCCTGCTCCTCGGCGTGCCGCTGGTCACCGCCTTCACCCTGCGCCCCCTGGTCAGAGCGGGCGAGGACCGGCTCACGGTACGCAACCCGTTCCGCACCATCACCCTGCCGTGGACCGCGGTCGAGGGCCTGCGGGCGGGCTACTCCACCGAGGTCCGCACCGACGGCGGCACCTACCAGATGTGGGCGATCCCCGTCTCCCTGCGGCAGCGCAAGAAAGCCGGCCGCCAGGCGAGGGGCGGCACGGTGTCCAGGCCCCGCTTCGGCCCGCACGCCGACGCCGACGCCAGCCCCGCCCCGCGCGCCATGGCCGACCAGGCCCTCGACGAACTGCGCGAGGTCCGGGAACGCGCCTCCCGCCGCGAAAGCCCCCAGGACGAGCCGGTGGCGGTGCGCTGGTCGTACCCGGTCCTCGCACCGCTCGTGGTGGGCGCGGCGGGGCTTGTGGTGATGCTGGTGCTGTGA
- the deoC gene encoding deoxyribose-phosphate aldolase, protein MPITVPAYGKEAAGRLASMADVTADDGALRRFLHGLPGVDEVGLQARAATLGTRSIKTTAKAYAIDLALSMIDLTTLEGADTPGKVRALCAKGVHPDPTDRTAPKVAAICVYPDMVATAKEALGDSGVHVASVATAFPAGRAALPVKLADTRDAVAAGADEIDMVIDRGAFLSGRYMDVFEEIKAVKEACARPDGTVAHLKVIFETGELQTYDNVRRVSWLAMLAGADFIKTSTGKVAVNATPPVTLLMLEAVRDFHAATGVQVGVKPAGGIRTTKDAVKYLVMVNETLGDPWLTADWFRFGASSLLNDLLMQRQKLSSGRYSGPDYVTVD, encoded by the coding sequence ATGCCCATCACTGTTCCCGCATACGGCAAGGAAGCCGCGGGGCGTCTGGCGTCAATGGCGGACGTGACCGCCGACGACGGTGCGCTGCGCCGCTTCCTCCACGGCCTCCCGGGCGTCGACGAGGTCGGCCTCCAGGCCCGCGCCGCCACCCTCGGCACCCGCTCGATCAAGACGACGGCGAAGGCGTACGCCATCGATCTCGCCCTCTCGATGATCGACCTGACGACCCTCGAAGGCGCGGACACCCCGGGCAAGGTCCGGGCGCTGTGCGCCAAGGGCGTCCACCCGGATCCCACGGACCGCACCGCCCCCAAGGTGGCGGCGATCTGCGTCTATCCGGACATGGTCGCGACGGCCAAGGAGGCGCTCGGCGACTCGGGGGTCCATGTGGCGTCCGTCGCCACCGCCTTCCCGGCGGGCCGGGCCGCGCTGCCGGTCAAGCTGGCCGACACCCGCGACGCGGTGGCGGCCGGCGCCGACGAGATCGACATGGTGATCGACCGGGGCGCCTTCCTGTCCGGCCGGTACATGGACGTCTTCGAGGAGATCAAGGCCGTCAAGGAGGCGTGCGCGCGCCCCGACGGGACGGTCGCGCACCTCAAGGTCATCTTCGAGACCGGTGAGCTCCAGACGTACGACAACGTCCGCCGGGTCTCCTGGCTGGCGATGCTCGCGGGTGCCGACTTCATCAAGACCTCGACCGGCAAGGTGGCCGTCAACGCGACCCCGCCGGTCACCCTCCTGATGCTGGAGGCGGTCCGCGACTTCCACGCCGCGACCGGTGTCCAGGTCGGGGTGAAGCCGGCCGGCGGTATCCGTACGACCAAGGACGCGGTCAAGTACCTGGTCATGGTCAACGAGACGCTCGGCGACCCCTGGCTGACCGCCGACTGGTTCCGCTTCGGCGCCTCCAGCCTCCTCAACGACCTGCTGATGCAGCGCCAGAAGCTCAGCAGCGGCCGCTACTCCGGCCCCGACTACGTCACGGTGGACTGA
- a CDS encoding aldehyde dehydrogenase family protein: protein MTFDYAPAPESRAVVDIAPSYGLFIDGEFAPAGDGKVFKTVSPSSEEVLSEVAQANAEDVDRAVQAARKAFEKWSVLPGAERAKYLFRIARIIQERSRELAVLESLDNGKPIRESRDADLPLVAAHFFYYAGWADKLDHAGYGPNPRPLGVAGQVIPWNFPLLMLAWKIAPALATGNTVVLKPAETTPLSALFFADICRQAGLPKGVVNILTGDGSTGAALVAHPGVDKVAFTGSTAVGKAIARTVAGTDKKVTLELGGKAANIVFDDAPLDQAVEGIVNGIFFNQGQVCCAGSRLLVQESVAEELLDALKRRMQTLRVGDPLDKNTDIGAINSAEQLARITALAEAGEAEGAERWSPSCELPDAGYWFAPTLFTGVTQAHRIAREEIFGPVLSVLTFRTPAEAVEKANNTPYGLSAGIWTEKGSRMLWTADRLRAGVIWSNTFNKFDPASPFGGYKESGFGREGGRHGLEAYLAPSSPEGAR, encoded by the coding sequence ATGACCTTCGATTACGCACCCGCACCCGAGTCGCGCGCGGTCGTCGACATCGCGCCGTCCTACGGCCTGTTCATCGACGGCGAGTTCGCCCCGGCCGGGGACGGCAAGGTCTTCAAGACCGTCTCCCCGTCGTCCGAGGAGGTCCTCTCCGAGGTCGCGCAGGCGAACGCCGAGGACGTCGACCGTGCCGTGCAGGCGGCCCGGAAGGCCTTCGAGAAGTGGTCCGTGCTGCCCGGCGCCGAGCGCGCCAAGTACCTGTTCCGGATCGCGCGGATCATCCAGGAGCGCTCGCGCGAGCTGGCGGTGCTGGAGTCGCTGGACAACGGCAAGCCGATCCGTGAGTCCCGGGACGCCGATCTGCCGCTGGTGGCCGCGCACTTCTTCTACTACGCCGGCTGGGCCGACAAGCTCGACCACGCGGGCTACGGCCCGAACCCGCGCCCGCTGGGCGTCGCCGGGCAGGTCATCCCCTGGAACTTCCCGCTGCTGATGCTCGCGTGGAAGATCGCGCCGGCGCTGGCCACCGGCAACACCGTCGTCCTCAAGCCCGCCGAGACGACGCCGCTGTCGGCGCTGTTCTTCGCGGACATCTGCCGTCAGGCCGGCCTGCCGAAGGGCGTCGTCAACATCCTGACGGGTGACGGTTCCACGGGTGCCGCGCTGGTCGCGCACCCGGGCGTCGACAAGGTCGCCTTCACCGGCTCCACCGCGGTCGGCAAGGCCATCGCCCGTACGGTCGCCGGCACCGACAAGAAGGTGACGCTGGAGCTGGGCGGCAAGGCGGCGAACATCGTCTTCGACGACGCGCCGCTCGACCAGGCCGTCGAGGGCATCGTCAACGGCATCTTCTTCAACCAGGGCCAGGTGTGCTGCGCGGGCTCGCGGCTGCTGGTCCAGGAGTCGGTGGCCGAGGAGCTGCTGGACGCCCTCAAGCGCCGGATGCAGACCCTGCGCGTGGGCGATCCGCTGGACAAGAACACCGACATCGGCGCCATCAACTCCGCCGAGCAGCTGGCCCGGATCACCGCGCTGGCCGAGGCGGGTGAGGCCGAGGGTGCCGAGCGCTGGTCGCCGTCGTGCGAGCTGCCCGACGCCGGCTACTGGTTCGCCCCGACGCTGTTCACCGGCGTCACCCAGGCGCACCGCATCGCCCGCGAGGAGATCTTCGGCCCGGTGCTGTCCGTGCTGACGTTCCGCACCCCGGCGGAGGCCGTGGAGAAGGCCAACAACACGCCGTACGGCCTCTCCGCCGGCATCTGGACGGAGAAGGGCTCGCGGATGCTGTGGACGGCGGACAGGCTGCGCGCGGGCGTCATCTGGTCCAACACGTTCAACAAGTTCGACCCGGCGTCGCCGTTCGGCGGCTACAAGGAGTCGGGCTTCGGCCGCGAGGGCGGCCGGCACGGTCTGGAGGCGTACCTCGCCCCGTCGAGCCCGGAGGGCGCGCGCTGA
- a CDS encoding aldehyde dehydrogenase family protein translates to MNTVDRLSVLKTYKLYVGGKFPRSESGRVYEVTDSKGTWLANAPLASRKDARDAVVAARKAFGGWSGATAYNRGQILYRVAEMLEGRRDQFVAEVAAAEGLSKAKAAAQVDAAVDRWVWYAGWSDKVAQIAGGANPVAGPYFNLSSPEPTGVVAVLAPQDSSFLGLVSVIAPAIVTGNTVVVVAAQDAPLPALSLAEVLATSDLPGGVVNLLSGRTAEIAAPLAAHQDVNAIDLAGAGGDVAKELEVAAADNLKRVLRPAPVNWSADPGTGRLMSFLETKTVWHPKGV, encoded by the coding sequence ATGAACACTGTTGACCGCTTGAGTGTGCTCAAGACCTACAAGCTGTACGTCGGGGGGAAGTTCCCCCGGTCCGAGAGCGGGCGGGTGTACGAGGTGACGGACTCCAAGGGCACATGGCTCGCCAATGCGCCGCTGGCCTCCCGCAAGGACGCCCGGGACGCGGTGGTCGCCGCCCGTAAGGCGTTCGGCGGCTGGTCGGGCGCCACGGCCTACAACCGCGGGCAGATCCTCTACCGCGTCGCCGAGATGCTGGAGGGCCGCCGCGACCAGTTCGTGGCGGAGGTGGCCGCGGCCGAGGGGCTGTCGAAGGCGAAGGCCGCGGCGCAGGTGGACGCGGCGGTCGACCGCTGGGTCTGGTACGCGGGCTGGTCCGACAAGGTCGCCCAGATCGCCGGTGGCGCGAACCCGGTGGCGGGCCCGTACTTCAACCTGTCCTCCCCCGAGCCGACCGGTGTGGTCGCGGTCCTGGCCCCGCAGGACTCGTCCTTCCTCGGCCTGGTCTCGGTGATCGCCCCGGCGATCGTCACCGGCAACACGGTCGTCGTGGTGGCCGCGCAGGACGCGCCGCTGCCCGCCCTCTCCCTGGCCGAGGTGCTCGCCACCTCCGACCTCCCGGGCGGTGTGGTCAACCTCCTCTCGGGCCGTACGGCGGAGATCGCCGCGCCGCTCGCCGCCCATCAGGACGTCAACGCCATCGATCTCGCGGGCGCCGGCGGGGATGTGGCGAAGGAGCTGGAGGTGGCCGCGGCCGACAACCTCAAGCGGGTGCTGCGTCCGGCTCCGGTGAACTGGTCCGCGGATCCCGGCACCGGCCGGCTGATGAGCTTCCTGGAGACGAAGACGGTGTGGCATCCGAAGGGCGTTTAG
- a CDS encoding WXG100 family type VII secretion target, producing the protein MSGPASTAVGAYNKVNGWMSGMDDIVDGIMRPLVEPLADQLECVTGDPETLKEAAKLWRDKAADLRDVVADQRRDRADLAHEWTGESAEAFQHHLAELETAMEAEAHDMDETAHVLEQAAEQARMAQELVEAVLRELIEWALITLAAAVALSVVTVGLSLAGEAAMAATEAGVATSRIASLVHRLGSELKTLSNILKMLKQAKKLSKVKKWKPWTWKHLKNADEAEKFAIAYGAKKTHKAIKHGAKGVMGGLGFTGNPVGAAAGVAVGDGVDAAAEKIDEVLTGDKSSSGDGGSPRSGHGDVHLPPASDFAGPPTAYDPPVTGTPADRTPVAQDPLSRYREPAVEQGPRPVAQDPLSRSPEPAVERDPRLFARPAAVRQPLDPDNPFG; encoded by the coding sequence ATGAGCGGGCCCGCATCGACGGCGGTCGGCGCCTACAACAAGGTCAACGGCTGGATGAGCGGGATGGACGACATCGTGGACGGCATCATGCGTCCACTCGTCGAACCGCTCGCCGATCAGCTGGAGTGCGTGACCGGCGATCCCGAGACGCTCAAGGAAGCGGCCAAGCTGTGGCGGGACAAGGCGGCCGACCTCCGGGACGTCGTGGCAGATCAGCGGCGCGACCGGGCGGATCTCGCGCACGAGTGGACCGGCGAGTCCGCCGAGGCCTTCCAGCACCACCTCGCCGAGCTGGAAACCGCCATGGAGGCGGAAGCCCATGACATGGACGAGACGGCCCACGTCCTGGAGCAGGCCGCCGAGCAGGCACGGATGGCGCAGGAGCTGGTCGAGGCAGTCCTCCGCGAACTCATCGAGTGGGCGCTGATCACGCTGGCGGCGGCGGTGGCGCTGAGTGTCGTGACCGTGGGTCTCTCACTGGCCGGCGAGGCCGCGATGGCCGCGACCGAGGCCGGCGTCGCCACGAGCCGTATCGCCAGCCTTGTGCACCGGCTCGGCAGTGAGCTCAAGACCCTTTCGAACATCCTGAAGATGCTCAAGCAGGCCAAGAAGCTGTCCAAGGTGAAGAAGTGGAAGCCCTGGACCTGGAAGCACCTCAAGAACGCCGACGAGGCGGAGAAGTTCGCCATCGCCTACGGCGCCAAGAAGACGCATAAGGCGATCAAGCACGGCGCCAAGGGCGTGATGGGCGGTCTCGGCTTCACGGGCAATCCGGTGGGCGCCGCGGCGGGGGTCGCCGTTGGCGACGGGGTCGACGCCGCTGCCGAGAAGATCGACGAGGTGCTGACCGGCGACAAGTCCTCGTCCGGTGATGGCGGTTCGCCCCGCTCCGGGCACGGCGACGTCCACCTGCCGCCCGCGTCGGACTTCGCCGGGCCGCCCACCGCGTACGATCCGCCGGTGACCGGGACCCCCGCCGACCGGACGCCGGTCGCCCAGGATCCCCTCAGCCGCTACCGCGAACCCGCAGTTGAGCAGGGCCCACGGCCCGTCGCCCAGGACCCGCTGAGCCGCTCCCCGGAACCCGCCGTCGAGCGGGACCCCCGGCTGTTCGCGCGCCCGGCCGCCGTTCGGCAACCCCTCGATCCCGACAACCCGTTCGGCTGA
- a CDS encoding uridine kinase family protein, translating into MHSSSPAAQVVLLTGPSGSGKTSLAARSGLPVLNLDDFYKEGTDPTLPQLPDGGGADWDSPLSWDAEAAVAAIETLCRTGRADVPRYDIATSARIGASGLDLGGAPLFLAEGVFAADVIARCRAAGLLADALCLRGRPSTTFRRRLARDLREGRKPAPYLVRRGLRLMRGERSIVARLTALGAHPCAKTEALARIAAARAVDAVGAAARS; encoded by the coding sequence ATCCACTCCTCCTCGCCCGCCGCCCAGGTCGTGCTGCTGACCGGCCCCTCGGGTTCCGGCAAGACGTCCCTGGCCGCGCGCAGTGGCCTGCCCGTCCTCAATCTCGACGACTTCTACAAGGAGGGGACGGACCCGACGCTGCCGCAACTGCCCGACGGCGGCGGCGCCGACTGGGACTCCCCGCTGTCCTGGGACGCCGAAGCCGCCGTCGCGGCCATCGAGACGCTGTGCCGCACGGGGCGCGCCGACGTCCCGCGGTACGACATCGCCACCAGTGCCCGCATCGGCGCGTCGGGCCTGGACCTCGGCGGTGCGCCGCTGTTCCTGGCGGAGGGCGTCTTCGCCGCGGATGTCATCGCACGGTGCCGGGCGGCGGGGCTGCTGGCCGATGCGCTGTGTCTGCGCGGGCGTCCGTCCACCACGTTCCGCCGCCGGCTGGCGCGGGATCTGCGCGAGGGCCGGAAGCCGGCTCCGTATCTGGTGCGCCGCGGGCTGCGGCTGATGCGCGGCGAGCGGTCGATCGTCGCCCGGCTCACGGCGCTGGGCGCGCACCCCTGCGCCAAGACGGAGGCGCTGGCCCGGATAGCGGCCGCGCGGGCGGTGGATGCGGTGGGCGCGGCGGCGCGTTCCTGA
- a CDS encoding SigE family RNA polymerase sigma factor produces the protein MNTLHGTTTSAVITRLHDIVRNDKPGAAGATSLSGGRGCARTTGRQRPPFRVAIDATTVSLGTEGGRHGADAAHGGNNGEAAYGKATGEGRSASETAEAEAAFTAYVQERRASLYATAYHLTGDRYEAEDLLQSALFSTYRAWDRISDKAALGGYLRRTMTNLHISAWRRRKLNEYPTEELPETAADADAMRGTELRAVLWQALVRLPETQRTMLVLRYYEGRTDPEIADILNISVGTVKSSIWRALRRLREDEVLSFGRDEEESFGELVA, from the coding sequence ATGAACACACTGCACGGCACCACTACCAGCGCAGTTATCACGCGACTCCACGACATCGTCAGGAACGACAAGCCCGGCGCCGCGGGGGCCACCTCCCTCAGCGGCGGACGCGGCTGCGCCCGCACCACCGGCCGTCAGCGGCCGCCCTTCCGGGTGGCCATCGATGCGACGACGGTGTCCCTGGGCACGGAAGGCGGGCGGCACGGGGCAGACGCCGCCCACGGGGGGAACAACGGGGAAGCGGCGTACGGGAAGGCCACGGGAGAGGGGCGCTCCGCGTCGGAGACGGCTGAGGCCGAAGCGGCCTTCACCGCCTACGTCCAGGAGCGCCGCGCCTCCCTGTACGCCACCGCCTACCACCTGACCGGTGACCGCTACGAGGCCGAGGACCTGCTGCAGAGCGCCCTGTTCTCGACCTACCGCGCCTGGGACCGGATCAGCGACAAGGCGGCACTCGGCGGCTATCTGCGCCGCACCATGACCAACCTGCACATCAGCGCCTGGCGCCGGCGCAAGCTCAACGAGTACCCGACCGAGGAGCTGCCGGAGACGGCGGCCGACGCGGACGCGATGCGCGGCACCGAACTGCGCGCCGTGCTGTGGCAGGCGCTGGTCCGGCTGCCCGAGACGCAGCGCACGATGCTGGTGCTGCGCTACTACGAGGGCCGCACGGACCCGGAGATCGCGGACATCCTCAACATCAGTGTCGGCACGGTCAAGTCGAGCATCTGGCGCGCCCTGCGCCGGCTGCGCGAGGACGAGGTCCTCAGCTTCGGCCGTGACGAGGAGGAGTCCTTCGGCGAGCTGGTGGCCTGA
- the afsQ1 gene encoding two-component system response regulator AfsQ1 has translation MPFLLLIEDDDAIRTALELSLSRQGHRVVTAATGEDGLKLLREQRPDLIVLDVMLPGIDGFEVCRRIRRTDQLPIILLTARNDDIDVVVGLESGADDYVVKPVQGRVLDARIRAVLRRGERESSDSATFGSLVIDRSAMTVTKNGEDLQLTPTELRLLLELSRRPGQALSRQQLLRLVWEHDYLGDSRLVDACVQRLRAKVEDVPSSPTLIRTVRGVGYRLDSPQ, from the coding sequence GTGCCTTTCCTGTTGCTGATCGAGGACGACGACGCCATCCGCACGGCCCTCGAACTCTCGCTGTCCCGCCAGGGTCACCGTGTGGTGACCGCGGCGACGGGCGAGGACGGTCTGAAGCTGCTGCGTGAGCAGCGCCCGGACCTGATCGTGCTGGATGTGATGCTGCCGGGCATCGACGGTTTCGAGGTGTGCCGGCGGATCAGGCGTACGGACCAGCTGCCGATCATCCTGCTCACCGCGCGTAACGATGACATCGACGTCGTGGTGGGGCTGGAGTCCGGCGCCGACGACTATGTCGTCAAACCGGTGCAGGGGCGGGTGCTGGACGCCCGGATCCGGGCCGTGCTGCGCCGGGGTGAGCGGGAGTCCAGCGATTCGGCGACGTTCGGTTCGCTGGTGATCGACCGGTCGGCGATGACGGTCACCAAGAACGGCGAGGATCTGCAACTGACACCGACCGAGCTGCGGTTGCTTTTGGAGCTGAGCCGCCGGCCGGGTCAGGCGCTGTCCCGCCAGCAGCTGCTGCGGCTGGTGTGGGAGCACGACTATCTCGGTGACTCGCGCCTGGTGGACGCGTGTGTGCAGCGGCTGCGGGCGAAGGTGGAGGACGTGCCGTCCTCGCCGACGCTGATCCGTACGGTCCGCGGGGTCGGCTACCGGCTGGATTCGCCGCAGTGA